One Persicobacter psychrovividus DNA window includes the following coding sequences:
- the aroE gene encoding shikimate dehydrogenase (AroE; catalyzes the conversion of shikimate to 3-dehydroshikimate), protein MKLLGLIGETLDYSFSEKYFTEKFKKEDIEGFDYKLFEIPNIESFPELLETNPNFAGINVTIPYKNDIIPYLKSLDESAQKIGAVNVIKFTDQGLVGYNSDYYGFRNSVTKWIGENLSNITDALVLGTGGASKAVRVALTDMGINVKMVSRDPQKADYTYKALKENPELVATHTLIVNTTPLGTAPNELDKVDLPYEALTSKHYLYDVVYNPEITAFMQEGLRKGGKAKNGYEMLVLQAEKSWEIWLDGQTPVAPQSETT, encoded by the coding sequence ATGAAACTTTTAGGCCTTATTGGAGAAACCCTCGACTACTCTTTCTCAGAAAAATATTTTACAGAAAAATTCAAGAAAGAAGATATTGAGGGTTTTGACTACAAACTATTTGAAATTCCTAACATTGAATCTTTCCCTGAACTGTTGGAAACCAACCCCAATTTTGCAGGGATCAATGTTACGATTCCATACAAAAACGACATTATCCCGTACTTGAAATCCCTCGATGAAAGTGCCCAGAAAATTGGTGCCGTAAATGTGATTAAATTTACAGATCAGGGGCTTGTTGGTTATAACTCCGACTATTATGGCTTCAGGAATTCCGTCACGAAATGGATCGGGGAAAACCTCAGCAATATTACCGATGCGCTCGTATTGGGCACCGGAGGCGCTTCAAAGGCCGTTCGCGTTGCTTTAACCGATATGGGGATCAATGTGAAAATGGTATCAAGAGATCCGCAGAAAGCAGACTATACCTATAAAGCGCTGAAAGAAAACCCTGAATTGGTTGCCACACACACTCTGATTGTCAATACCACGCCCCTGGGCACCGCACCCAACGAACTTGACAAGGTTGATTTGCCTTACGAAGCCCTAACCTCCAAGCATTATTTGTACGATGTGGTGTATAATCCGGAGATTACAGCCTTTATGCAAGAAGGATTACGCAAAGGAGGGAAGGCCAAAAATGGGTACGAAATGTTAGTACTTCAGGCAGAGAAAAGCTGGGAGATTTGGCTGGATGGCCAAACGCCTGTAGCCCCACAAAGCGAAACAACATAA